In the genome of Nomascus leucogenys isolate Asia chromosome 12, Asia_NLE_v1, whole genome shotgun sequence, the window TGACCCCAAGTCTCCCCAGTATTGCCAGGTAAGGCGGGGCTTGGGTGCCAGCTACTTTGAGACCATAGCTGCCCTCATCCCTGGCCCTGGGGCCCCCCTTTCCAGCTCCATCCTCCTTGGCCCTCCCTGGGTATGGTTGTGCAGGCTCAACCTGGGACAAGGGGAGTGCTGAAATCCAGCCTGTGCCATGCTTCCAAACCAAAATGGGTCCACAGGGGCGCCTCTTCCAAAAGTGGACAGAGGAGTGGCCTGGGAGAGCACCACCTCTCCCCGCATCCTAGGTCATCCACCGGCTGCCCATGCCCAACCTGAAGGACGAGCTGCATCACTCAGGATGGAACACCTGCAGCAGCTGCTTCGGTGATAGCACCAAGTCGCGCACAAAGCTGGTGCTGCCCAGTCTCATCTCCTCTCGCATCTATGTGGTGGACGTGGACTCTGAGCCCCGGGCCCCAAAGCTGCACAAGGCATGTCCTCTGCCCTTGCCATCTTAGTAGACCATAAGACACCTGCCACCCCAGGCAGTCTATGGGCAGGAAGCCAGACCTAAACCAGCAGCCTCCAGCTCTTATGCAGCATCTGGCTcggcagcagggagggaggatggacCTCAGAGCAGAGTCTACCCAGGCATTCTGGGTCATCAACCTCCAGCACGTGACCAGGGCATGGGAGAAGAGGGGCAAGGCTTCTTGTTTTACTCcgagagagggagggagccatTTATTCCCCCATGCAGTTAGGAGCTCAGGGCTTCTCTTAAAAACTCCGGTCCCTCCCAACACTTCGTTTAGTGCACTCTTGGTGCCAGGCATTTACTGTGTTGTCTACTGGTAATACAGAGTTGACACTGGTGTGGGCCAGCCCGGGAGGAGCTTATGGTTTCACAGGACTGCGTGTGCCTTCAGGACACATAGGGAAAGGTCAACGCTTTCTGCCTGGGGAGTTATTAGCAATCTCTCTGACTTTCCCTTGCTGCTCTGTAGAAGTTACCAGACTGAATCTTTGTCATATTCCCACAGGGAGAGTTGTGTCCATGTTTTGAAGGAAAAGATGACAGAGTCAGCAGATAGAAGTAGGGGAAGTGTGGAGGTTAAGAGCAGGGACTCCCAGTCCTGTATGATTCTGACACCATTCCCCACCCCTTCCAGGTCATTGAGCCCAAGGACATCCATGCCAAGTGTGAACTGGCCTTTCTCCACACCAGCCACTGCCTGGCCAGCGGGGAGGTGATGATCAGCTCCCTGGGAGACGTCAAGGGCAATGGCAAAGGTACCTGCCAGCACTGTGTGCTCATGAAAACTTCCACAGCTGTGAAATGTGGGAAGCATTTTTCTGTGGGAGGAGCAGAATGGAAGGGGAGGGTTGGAATGACTTCCCAAGGAGAACCAGTGAGCTGGATCCCAGCCagtattttaaatgttagcaAGTAACTTCAGTTTTGAATATTTCTATTAAGATGAGTCTTCACTGATGAATTCAGTTCAAAGTTATAgtcaaaacaggccaggtgttgtgcctcacacctctaatcccagcacttcaagaggccgaggccagcggatcgcttgagctcaggagttccaaaccagcctggccaacatggtgaaaccccgtctctgtgtTGTCTGCTGATAATACAGAGTTGGCACTGGCAactctgcactaaaaatacacaaattagcgggatgtggtggtgcaggcctataaCCCCCacttctcaagaggctgaggtaggaggatcacccgagcccagggaggtcaaggctgcaatgagttgtgatTGAACCACAGCACTTCAGCTtgggcgtcagagtgagaccctatctcaaaaaaatgtagTGAGCAGAATGGAGCTTAGACTACTGGAGGAATCCCACTCCAAAAGTGGGAGGCTGGACAAGAGAAATACCAGGTGCTGAGTCCCAGAAGATCTCGTGGGAGAAACATTcccgctgtggtctgagagagatgAAGTTGACAGGAGACAGGGGGACTAGTGTAAAGGCCCCCCTGCCACCTGGCCAACTTTGAATACCTGGATGAGACGAGACCCTTTGGAtgcctgaattttttatttacttttcttttttctttttattttatttttatttatttatttatttattttttgagatggagtctcactctgttgctcaggctggagtgcagcggagtgatctcagctcactccaacctccgcctcactggttcaagagattctcctgcctcagcctcccgagtagctgggattacaggcatgtgacaccatgcctgggtaattttttgtatttttaatagagacagagtttcaccatgttggccaggctgatcctgaactcctgacctcaagtgatccgcccgcctcagcctcccaaagtgctgggattatcggcatgagccactctgcccccGGCCCTGGATGCCTGAATTTAAAGAACTGGCAAATCCAGCAGTGGAGGTGGAGGCAATGGGCTTATAGCCTCTTAGACATGCCTGAGGGAGAGGGCTGGAGGGTGGGGTTAGTGTCTCTACTGCCTCTACCTGCCACCCTGCTTCCTTCCCTGTTCAGGGGGTTTTGTGCTGCTGGATGGGGAGACGTTCGAGGTGAAGGGGACGTGGGAGCGACCTGGGGGTGCTGCACCGTTGGGCTATGACTTCTGGTACCAGCCTCGACACAATGTCATGATCAGCACTGAGTGGGCAGCTCCCAATGTCTTACGAGATGGCTTCAACCCCGCTGATGTGGAGACTGGTGAGAATCCCCGCATAGTCCAGCAGGAGCCTTGGGCCCACATCCCCTTGCTTTCTGCTCCAAATCTCCCACCCCCGCACTTCCCTCCTGTGGCCCCAGAATCTAAGGGAGATGGCATAGGATGTACTGCATGCTCAGATTGCTCAAGCGTCCTCCTGATCCCTTCAATCCATTTCTTAACCTTCTGCCCTGATTGATGGCccagtctttgcccatgccttcCAACCCCTGATGCTGAACCTATCCTCcggccccactcccaccccaggacTGTACGGGAGCCACTTATATGTATGGGACTGGCAGCGCCATGAGATCGtgcagaccctgtctctaaaagatgGGCTTATTCCCTTGGAGATCCGCTTCCTGCACAACCCAGACGCTGCCCAAGGCTTTGTGGGCTGCGCACTCAGCTCCACCATCCAGCGCTTCTACAAGAACGAGGTGACATACGCCCTCTGGCCCTCCCCTCTCAGTAGTCTTGTCAGCAGCTCTACCTAAGCAGGCTTCTGTAACGGTGCTCCCAGGCATCTCCAGGAACGAAAAAAAACAAGGCTGCATgccctgtctctcttctctcgGTGCTAGGGCGACTTCTGCCTGAACCCTAACTGGccgtatttattcattcattcaaaaactaCTTAGTGAAtgtctgtgctaggcactgtgctatgttctgggaatgcagtggtgaagCAGACACAACCCCTGCCTCAAGGGGTTTGCATGAAGTTAGATCCTGGTGGCAAGAAGGCCGGGCATCTATTCTCTCCCTCCCAGGTCTGGGCAACCCAGATCTAACCCTCAGTCCCCAATTCGGATAGGCTAACCTCTCTGCCAGCTAACCTCACCCTCCACCCCTCAATGTAGGGAGGTATGTGGTCAGTGGAGAAGGTGATCCAGGTGCCCCCCAAGAAAGTGAAGGGCTGGCTGCTGCCTGAAATGCCAGGTGAGTGCCTAGGGCATAGGAAAGTTGATTCTtggcctgggaaacaagagtccTTAAAGGCTCTACTGGCCCCCTACCCACAGGCCTGATCACTGACATCCTCCTGTCCCTGGACGACCGCTTCCTCTACTTCAGCAACTGGCTGCACGGGGACCTGAGGCAGTATGACATCTCTGACCCACAGAGGCCCCGCCTCACAGGACAGGTGGGGACCCTGGCAGGAGGagcagaagggaaggaaggaaggagaagagaagctGGGGATGAGGTGGATGGTCTGAAGCAGCTGCAGGATGATGAGGGAGGTGCAGGAAAAGCAGACATGTGTGCTGTGGGACAGCGCAGGCCCAGGACTGTCCAGGCCAGGGATGGGCATGCAGAGCATGTCTGAAAGGAGAGAGGGATCCCAGCCAGGCAAGCTGCTCTTCCTGCAATGTTTGTGCCTCCCACTATGGTCCTCCTTATCCTCTGCACCTCCCCATCTAGCTCTTCCTCGGGGGCAGCATTGTTAAGGGAGGCCCCGTGCAAGTGCTGGAGGACCAGGAACTAAAGTCCCAGCCAGAGCCCCTGGTGGTCAAGGTAAGAGCCTCTCCCCCTACTTGCTGGACCCCTCAGACTCATGCTTGAGGAATATGAGCTGAGCATGCTCTTGGGGTTGGGGTGGTGCCTGGGGTGGTGCCTAGGATCTGTGTGTTACCCTGGGCTCTGACCTCTGGTTTTCCCAAGGGAAAACGGGTGGCTGGGGGCCCTCAGATGATCCAGCTCAGCCTGGATGGGAAGCGCCTCTACGTCACCACGTCGCTGTACAGTGCCTGGGACAAGCAGTTTTACCCTGATCTCATCAGGTGAGAAGCAGACACATGGGCTCACCTCCCCAGCCCTCCTCTTCCAGAGGGGTCATTTGGCTTTCTGAAGACTCCTCAAGGAGACCCCTGTACCCCACCACACAGATGGCCCATTGAGACCCTGGTCATTCCTCCTTCCTCAGGAGCCTTCCCCTAAAATCTTAGGGGAAGGGGGCAGCCACCTCTGACCTCTCCCTTACCCCGTTCCCTTTTCCACCAGGGAAGGCTCTGTGATGCTGCAGGTTGACGTAGACACAGTAAAAGGAGGGCTGAAGTTGAACCCCAACTTCCTGGTGGACTTCGGGAAGGAGCCCCTTGGCCCAGCCCTCGCCCATGAGCTCCGCTACCCTGGGGGCGATTGTAGCTCTGACATCTGGATTTGAACTCCACCCTCATCACCCACACTCCCTATTTTGAGCCCTCACTTCCTTGGGGACCTGGCTTCATTCTGCTCTCTCTTGGCACCCGACCCTTGGCAGCATGTACCACACAGCCAAGCTGAGACTGTGGCAACGTGTTGAGTCATATCCATTTACTGACCACTGTTGCTTGTTGCTCACTGTGCTGCTTTTCCATGAGCTCTTGGAGGCACCAAGAAATAAACTGGTGACCCTGTCCTTCAGATGGCCTTGTCTTTGGGGGCCTGGGGCCtgtgtctcctcttctgcctACCCTTTGTATCTTGCACAAGAAAGGGCTAAAGAGGCCTccggcgggggggcgggggggcggttATGGTAACTAGTTCATACCAGTGATTCCAACATGATGCTAATAATGCCAAAATCTCACTTTTATGGCCAGATAGAATCTGAAAATTTTGGGGGTGATTGTCACAAGGAGACCTGGGGGTAGAGAATGTAAATCGGtgtttctaaagtttttttttttaacccatgcTTTCTTTTAATGAACCTAAAAATCTCACCCATCACTCTCAAGAGAATGTAATATGCTTCCTCACACACAGGAGACCCCAGGACCCCTGTTGTGTATAGTGTAATATATTTCCACTGATGGCAAGACTGGGAGAACACAGCTGTTGGGAGGTTTATCAGGTtgctcttgcattgctataaatacctgagactgggtaatttataaagaaaagaggtttaattggctcatggttctgcaggctctgcAGGAAGCATGACGCTGGCATCTGCCTGGCTtctcaggaggcctcaggaaacttacaatcatggcagatggtggAGGAGGAGCACaaacatcacatggccagagtaggagcaagagagagagagcgaggggTGAggagccacacacttttaaacaaccagatctcaggagaactcactcctGATCTCGAGGATAGTACCAAGGggggtggtgctaaaccattcatgagaaacccaccccccatgatccagtcatctcccaccacgccccacctccaacactgggaattacaatttgacatgagatttttgGGGACACAGGTTCAAACCATACCATTCTGCcgccagcccctcccaaatctcatgtccttctcacatttcaaaatacaatcatccctttCCAATaatccccaaagtcttaattcattccagcattaacttaaaagtccaaagtccaaaatctcatctgagaaaaagcaagtcccttccacctatgagcctgtaaaataaaaaacaagttagttactcccgagatacagtgggggtataggcattgggtaaatactcccatGCCAAAAGGGAGAAATGAGCCAAATGAAAGGGGCttcaggccccatgcaagtccaaaacccagcagggcagtcgtTAAATATTAatactccaaaataatctcctttgactccatgtcccaaatccagggcacactggtgctAGGGATGGGCTCCCAATGCCTtgggctctgcccctgtggttttgcagggttcAGCTCCCATGACTGCtctcatgggctggtgttgagtgcctgtggcttttccaggtgcagggtGCCAGCTGGCAGTGGATATACCATTGtggggtctggaagacagtggccctcttctcacagctctactaggcagtgccccagtggggactctgtgtgggggctccagccccacatttcccctccaccccaccctagtagaggttctccataagTGTTCTGCCTCTgtagcaggcttctgcctggagcCCAGTCTtctccatacatcctctgaaatctaggcggaggctcccaagcctcaactcttgcactctgCAGAGCttcaggcttaacaccacatggaagccaccaaggcttaggTTTGCACTCTCTGGAGCAGTGGCCCAAGCTATATCTGGGCCCGTTTGAGCCATGCCTGGAGCTGGAGCAGGAGCAGCTGGAATACAGGGAGCAGCACAGAGCAGGGGGGGCCTGGacatggcccacaaaaccattcagccctcctaggcctctgggcctgtgatgggaggagctgctgcaaaggtctctgaaatgcctttgaggcctcccaccaggccccacctccaacactagggattaccACTGAACATGAGATatggtggagacacagatccaaaccatatcaggaggtTAAATGTGTCACCTCTACCTGGAATACAGGAACATTACCACACAGGAGGGCTAGGAACACCATGGTGAACCAATCCAACAGGCCAGGCCATGGCACTCTTGTCTCCTCACCCAGATGGTATTTTAGAACTTTACTCAGAGATGTCTCCTTTCCCTGTgctaggtggtggtggtggaggcggtgttgttgctgttgttgttgttcttcttcttattattattattattcctcctcctcttcctcttctcctcctccttcttcttcctcctcctcttcttctttcttctcctttttcttcctcttcttctccttccttcctcctcctccttcttcttttcttctttcttcttcttcaagaTAAGgtttccctatattgcccaggctagtctcaaactcctgggctcaagtgatcatcttgcctcagccttgcgaagtgctgggattacacaagtgaaccaccatgcccagccttcaattctttttttttttgagacaggatcttactctggtgcccaggctggaatgcagtggcacagtcgtggctcactgcagcctcagtgttACAGGCGTAAGCATCACACCTGGCTCAATTCTTTATAGAAGGAATCTGATAGAAATTTCAGAACCCTTAGAGACAGCAGCCAAATGgtaattactattttattttattttatttattttattttattttattttggatagagtcttgctctgtcgcccaggctgaagtacagtggcacgatcttggctggctgcaatatctgcctcctgggttcaagcaattctcctgtctcagcctcccaagtagctgggattacaggcatgcaccaccacacctggataatttttgtatttttagtagagactgggtttcaccatgttggccaggctggtctcgaacccctgaactcaagatatctgcccacctcagcctcccaaagtgctggaattacaggcatgagccaccgtgcccagcccaaatggTAATTCTACTGACTCCTTTATTCTCTTCCCTAGACAATATTAAACAACATTCAGGTATTGACCTACATTCTTTTCAGTCTTCTGAAAAGGTGTCTTTCTTATAAACATTGGAGCAGCCTAGGACCCCCAGGATGGTCTCACCACCCCAGGAATACACCATACTTTCCCTTTGAAGCCTTTAAACATGCTCCCTGAAATGTCCACCTCAACTGGAGTCCTGATTCCCTCCTTCTGCTTCACCTGCCATCCAGGCCAGATTTCCTTGTCCTCTGGGAAGCCTCCTTCCCTGGCTCCTCCAGGCCAGGGGCCCATTTTAATGCTCACAAAGCCTGCTGCACTTAACCTCATCATAAACACATGTCTCTTGGAATCTAAACTCCCTGTTAATTCCCAGCACCTAGCTTGGATGTTGGCACTTAGTACactttaatgaataaatggatataaATGAAGTGCTCAAGATGAGTAGGGAGTTACAGGGAGCCTTGGGATTTACAAGGTTTTACCAGAAGTTTCTTTCCTTGGTCTCTGCTCTGTTCTCTTCAATAACCAAACTTCTTCAGAATGAGAAAGGATAATGTAGTTCTACATCATTTCTATCTCTTCCTAAAAGCTTAAAATTCCACTCAACAATATTCCATCCCATTCATCTTGTTCATTCTGGTAAGAGCAATTGCCATACCTGAAGGCAGGGAAACTACTGAAGACAACTGGGGCggccgggcgtcgtggctcacgcctgtaatcccagcactttgggaggcagaggcgagtggatcacctgaggtcaggagttcgagaccagcctggccaaaatggtgaaacgccatctctactaaaaatacaaaaattagccgggcatggtagcgcatgcctgtaatcccagctactcaggaggctgaggcaggagaatcacttcatcctgggaggcagagcttgcagtgagccaagatcacgccattgcactcgattgagcctgggcgacagagcgagactctgtctcaaaaaaaaaaaggacaactgGGGCTATGTCTAAAGGACTCATGCCATATCTGACAAAAGATTTGTATCTGGAATGCATGAAAAACTCtaaaaactcaacagtaaaaaaacaaacactccAGTTAGAAAATGAACAACagggacgggcatggtggctcacagctataatctcagcactttggggggacgaggcgggtggatcacttgaggccagtagttcgagaccagccttaccaatatggcgaactccatctctaccaaaaatacaaatattagccaggtgtggtggtgtgcacttgtagtcccagctactcaggaggctgaggcagaagaatcgcttgaacatgggagatggaggttttagtgagctgagatcacgtcactgcactccagcctgggcaacagagctgccCACCTGTCGgatgtgttggctcacgcctgtaatcccagcactttgggaggccaaggcggacagatcacttgaggtcaggagttcaagaccagcctggccaacatggtgaaaccccatgtctactaaaaatacaaaaaattaaccaggcctggtggcacatgcttgtaatcccagctacttggggggctgaggcaggagaattacttgaacctgggaggcggaggttgcagtgagccgagatcacaccactgcagtcactccagcctgggcaacaagagcgaaactccatctcaaaaaaaaaaaaaaaaaaaaagaaaaagtctgaaCAAGCCTCTAGGTCTCTCATCAGTTTACAGGAGATACAAGGAACAGAGGAACAAGTTTAAGAatactataggccaggcacggtgactaattcctgtaatcccagcactttgggaggccaagctgggtggatcacttaaactcaggagttcgagaccagcctggccaacatggcaaaaccccctctctacaaaaaaatacaaaaattatctgggcatggtggcacgtgcctgtggtcccagctactccagaggctgaggctgggaccataggcacacatCATCTCAAATAGTTActcattttttttggttttttttgacaagagcagctaaaaactatgaaaaaattcaaacatataagaggagaaggaagaatgtaatacacacccacatacacatacCCATCACCCTGCttgaattgcttgaatccaggaggtggagattgcagtaagctgtgatcatgccactgcactccagcctgggtgacagagccagaccctgtctcaaacaaacaaacaccaccataaagatacaacaataaaaatccaGAATGTGGGAAATCTTATAGAGCAAATGACCTGTCTCCTCAACAGACCCACTGAGAGAGACAGACTATGGATTAGAAAGAATTAGGAAACACATTAACCGAACCAAATACAACGCAGTGTGTGACCTTTGTTGATCCTGATTTGAACCTATCAagagaaaaatacagtttttgaGAAAACTAGAGAAATTTGAACACTGACTAGATGTGTAATgatattgagaaataatttttaatttttaggtgtGATCATGGCATTGGGCATTATTAAAAGagagtctttattttttagtcaCATTACATTATTTACTGTAAATACTTAAGTATTTAAAGATGATACAACATAATGAATATACAATATAATGAATGTCTGCATTATAGTAATTTAGAGTGGGGAGGCATGGATAAAACAAGATGATCGGCCGGGCggggtggttcacacctgtaatcccagcactttgggaggctgaagtgggcggatcacctgaggtcaggagttcaagaccagcctggtcaacatgtgaaaccccatctctactaaaaatacaaaaattagctgggtgtcatggcagacgcctgtaatctcagctactcaggaggctgaagcgggagaatctcttgaccaTGGGAGGCCAacgttacagtgagccgagatcatgccacttcactccagcctgggcaacagagcgagactctgtcaaaaaaaaaaaaaaaaagatcagggccaggtgcggtgggttacgcctgtaatcctagcagtttgggaggccaaggtgggcagatcgcctgaggtcaggagttcaagaccggtctggccaacatggtgaaaccccgtctctactaaaaatacaaaaattagccaggtatggtggtttgtgcctgtaatcccagctacccaggaggctgaagcaggagaatcactggaacctgggaggcagaggttgcaggccgagatcacaccactgcactccagcctgggcaagagccaaactccgtctcaaaaaaaaggggggaggggctgggtgctgtggctcacacctgtaatcccagaactttgagaggccaaggtgagcagatcacaaggtcaggagttccagaccagcctgaccaacatggtgaaaccctgtctgcactaaaaatacaaaaaattagccaggtgtggtggcacatgcttgtaatcccagctaccagggagtctgagacaggagaatcccttgaacccaggaggcagatgttgcagtgatcggagatcatgtcattgcactccagcctgggtgacagagcaagactctgtctcaaaaagaaaaaaaaatagatgatcaGATGTGGACAATCATTCAAGCAGGATGATGggtatgtgtatgtgagtgtttattacattcttccttctcctcttatatatttaaattttttcatagtttttagcTGTTcttccccccccaaaaaaaattgagtaaataTGTGAGATGatgtatatattaatttgcttcactatagtaacattatatatatcttaaatatacacaataaaattaattttgtaaagaaatgaatctttttcataataaaagCTTAAAATCCTATTCACTTTTATCCTGATCTTGGCGTCCTCTCACTATGTCTAACCCTATATCACTGAAACAGACTCCAAAAACAAGAGGCCCTCCTGTCACAGATAACCCAGGCACCAGCAACATGCAGAGGGTACCCACCCAGATATCTCTCTCTGCTGCGCTCACAAAGATTCTACCCCGCACCCCAGAACCAAGCTAGATGAGCAAGAATAGCAAAGCTCAGGAGTGTGCTGTGGGAAAAGTCTACCATATCACCTAGGATCTCCTGCCAGCACCATGGCTTATGAGGCCATGTAGAAGGTTCTAGAAAGTTTGTTGGGCTCAGGGACACCCTCAGAAAAGCTGTAGTGCCAGTCCACCAAGACAAAGGATATAAGAGAGCATTGGGAGATGTCTATCCCATCGTTGGTCCTTCAAGCATTATctcgcacactgcactccagtaagTCTCTAAAAGACAGCATCAGGCAATTGCACTCATCTCAGGGATTAGTGAGGTCCTCCTTCTCACATTCCTGCATCCAGTCCTCCCACTTTCATCTTCCAAGTGTTTGGCCAGCTGGCTCCATGCTCTGGATATCTGCTCTGTGCCTCCTCTGGTGTGCTCTTAGGAGTCCCTTCCCTGACTTCCTGATTTTGATGTGTGGCAGACTCTCTACTCTCAATACTATCTGACCTAGAGGAATGTGTGCAACACATTGTTCGTGGAAAAAAGTAATCGTAGAGTTATGTGAATAACTCTGTAACTATAGTATAATCcccagttttaaaaacaaattcaaccATGATAGCAAGAAAAACTTCTATTTAAGGCCaagcgcagtgactcacgcctgtaatcccagcactttgggaggctgaggagggcagatcacttgaggcctggagtttgagaccaacctggccaacatggtgaaaccccatctctactaaaaatacaaaaattagctgggcatgctggcacgcacttgtagttacagctactcaggaggctgaggcaggagaatcgtttgaacctgggaggcagaggttgcagtgagccgagattgcatcactgcactccagcctgagcaacagagcgagactctatctcaaaaagcaaaacaaagcaaaatctcTATTTAAGTGGCCCTGTGTTTGCAATGACATGGAAGTGAATAAGGGAGGATACTTATCAGAACACGTTACCTCAGAGGGGTGAGGATTTTTTACGAAACTTGTCGAGCTCTTTCTAAAACTAGCCTGGAAATGCGAAGGATAGTGTTCCAGTTACCTagtgctgtgtaacaaactaccccaaaacttagtggcttaaagcaatgaCAACATTACTTTTGCCCACAGATCTGTAGTTTGGACAGGGCTCAGCAGGAACAGCTTGTCTCGGCTTGGTGTCAGTGGAGGCAGCTTAAAGGCTAGAGGCTAGAATCATCTGATAGCTCACTTACTCACATGTCTGGAGACTCGTGCTGCTGTCACTTGGGCCTTCAGCTAAGGCTGGGGCCAGAACATCTACACATGACCTTTCCATATGGCTGCTTGGCTCCCTCACAACATGGTAGCTGGGTTTCAAAAGCAAGTGTTCCGAGAGAGCAGCAAAGGTGAAGGTGTGTCATCTACTCCAGCCGACACTTGGCAGTCACACAGCATCACTTCCACCACATTCCGATTACTGAGCCTGTCACAAAggccttcccaggttcaaggaaacAGGGGACTAAgctccatttctttcatttatttatctatgtatctatctgtttatttatttatttatttttgagacagagtctcactctgtcacccaggctggtgtgcaatcgcatgatctcagctcactgcgaactccacctcctgggttcaagcgattcttccgcctcagcctcccatatagctgggattacaggcacc includes:
- the SELENBP1 gene encoding methanethiol oxidase isoform X1 — translated: MRLEWGPRPAALPWPAGMCAAGCAEGAFTLQSVAQPMRPIASTATKCGNCGPGYSTPLEAMKGPREEIVYLPCIYRNTGTEAPDYLATVDVDPKSPQYCQVIHRLPMPNLKDELHHSGWNTCSSCFGDSTKSRTKLVLPSLISSRIYVVDVDSEPRAPKLHKVIEPKDIHAKCELAFLHTSHCLASGEVMISSLGDVKGNGKGGFVLLDGETFEVKGTWERPGGAAPLGYDFWYQPRHNVMISTEWAAPNVLRDGFNPADVETGLYGSHLYVWDWQRHEIVQTLSLKDGLIPLEIRFLHNPDAAQGFVGCALSSTIQRFYKNEGGMWSVEKVIQVPPKKVKGWLLPEMPGLITDILLSLDDRFLYFSNWLHGDLRQYDISDPQRPRLTGQLFLGGSIVKGGPVQVLEDQELKSQPEPLVVKGKRVAGGPQMIQLSLDGKRLYVTTSLYSAWDKQFYPDLIREGSVMLQVDVDTVKGGLKLNPNFLVDFGKEPLGPALAHELRYPGGDCSSDIWI
- the SELENBP1 gene encoding methanethiol oxidase isoform X2 translates to MATKCGNCGPGYSTPLEAMKGPREEIVYLPCIYRNTGTEAPDYLATVDVDPKSPQYCQVIHRLPMPNLKDELHHSGWNTCSSCFGDSTKSRTKLVLPSLISSRIYVVDVDSEPRAPKLHKVIEPKDIHAKCELAFLHTSHCLASGEVMISSLGDVKGNGKGGFVLLDGETFEVKGTWERPGGAAPLGYDFWYQPRHNVMISTEWAAPNVLRDGFNPADVETGLYGSHLYVWDWQRHEIVQTLSLKDGLIPLEIRFLHNPDAAQGFVGCALSSTIQRFYKNEGGMWSVEKVIQVPPKKVKGWLLPEMPGLITDILLSLDDRFLYFSNWLHGDLRQYDISDPQRPRLTGQLFLGGSIVKGGPVQVLEDQELKSQPEPLVVKGKRVAGGPQMIQLSLDGKRLYVTTSLYSAWDKQFYPDLIREGSVMLQVDVDTVKGGLKLNPNFLVDFGKEPLGPALAHELRYPGGDCSSDIWI